The proteins below come from a single Rhodococcus sp. WMMA185 genomic window:
- a CDS encoding alpha/beta fold hydrolase has product MTIATINGIPLNYQVKGSGDLVVLIMGTGSPGRVWDLHQTPALIDAGYSVCTFDNRGIAPSGESVDGITMDDMVSDTAGLIEHLGGGAVRVVGTSMGARVAQELALSRPDLVRKAAFLAGHARMDYFQKTLSEGESALYDNGVELPAKYQAAVTAVMNLSPASLVDPHTARDWLDLFEFSGGKMSEGVRAQMRMDRSFDRREAYRAITVPCLSIGFADDRMIPPYLSREVAEVIPSARYYEISDVGHYGYLERPDVVNKVLLEFLAG; this is encoded by the coding sequence ATGACGATCGCTACGATCAACGGAATTCCCTTGAATTACCAGGTCAAGGGTTCCGGAGATCTTGTGGTGCTCATCATGGGAACCGGTAGTCCGGGCCGCGTGTGGGACCTGCATCAGACGCCGGCGTTGATCGATGCGGGCTACAGCGTCTGCACGTTCGACAACCGCGGCATCGCCCCGTCCGGGGAGAGCGTCGACGGGATCACCATGGACGACATGGTCTCCGACACCGCGGGGTTGATCGAGCACCTCGGGGGTGGAGCGGTCCGTGTCGTCGGCACGTCGATGGGCGCTCGCGTCGCTCAGGAACTCGCGTTGTCACGCCCCGACTTGGTGCGCAAGGCGGCGTTTCTTGCCGGGCATGCCCGGATGGACTATTTCCAGAAGACGCTGAGCGAGGGTGAGAGTGCCCTGTACGACAACGGCGTCGAGCTGCCGGCCAAGTATCAGGCTGCGGTCACTGCGGTGATGAATCTGTCTCCGGCGTCGCTGGTCGATCCGCACACCGCCCGCGACTGGCTCGACCTCTTCGAGTTCAGTGGGGGCAAGATGTCGGAAGGCGTGCGCGCCCAGATGAGGATGGATCGCAGCTTCGATCGCCGCGAGGCATACCGGGCGATTACCGTGCCGTGCCTGTCCATCGGGTTCGCCGATGACCGGATGATTCCGCCGTATCTCTCCCGTGAGGTGGCCGAAGTAATACCGTCCGCCCGGTACTACGAGATCTCCGACGTGGGCCATTACGGCTACCTCGAGCGTCCCGATGTGGTGAACAAGGTGCTGCTCGAGTTCCTCGCCGGATGA
- a CDS encoding methionyl-tRNA formyltransferase, which yields MRVATLGYQTWGHRTLQALLESEHEVVLAITHPPSDHAYEQMWADSVADLATDHGVPVHIATKPDEDFKAALKRADPDIVVANNWRTWLPRDVFDAPRYGTLNIHDSLLPKYTGFSPLIWALINGEEEVGLTAHLMDEELDAGDIVLQRSTPVGPTDTVTDLFHRTVDMIGPITLDALDLIASGRTDWTPQDRSQATFFHKRAPEDSHIDWTWPADAIERLVRAQSDPYPNAFTHYKGQRIRVLKAAVSNGNYGGTPGRVFIREGDGMVIVAGPDARTGRGKGLKIQRVRLDDGTELAGTDFFPHGGGYCR from the coding sequence TTGAGAGTCGCCACACTCGGATATCAAACCTGGGGTCACCGTACCCTGCAGGCCCTTCTCGAGTCGGAACATGAGGTCGTACTCGCGATTACGCATCCTCCGAGCGATCATGCCTACGAGCAGATGTGGGCCGATTCGGTCGCCGACCTCGCGACGGATCACGGGGTTCCGGTGCACATCGCCACCAAGCCGGACGAAGACTTCAAGGCAGCACTGAAGCGGGCCGACCCCGACATCGTCGTCGCCAACAACTGGCGTACATGGCTGCCAAGGGACGTCTTCGATGCCCCGCGCTACGGCACCCTCAACATCCACGACTCGCTGTTGCCCAAGTACACGGGATTCTCTCCGCTGATCTGGGCACTGATCAACGGCGAAGAAGAGGTGGGCCTCACCGCGCACCTGATGGACGAGGAACTCGACGCCGGTGACATCGTCTTGCAGCGGTCGACACCCGTCGGGCCCACGGACACCGTCACCGATCTGTTCCACCGCACGGTCGACATGATCGGCCCAATCACCCTCGACGCGCTCGATCTCATCGCGTCCGGTCGCACGGACTGGACACCACAGGACCGGTCGCAGGCTACGTTCTTCCACAAGCGGGCACCCGAAGACAGCCACATCGACTGGACGTGGCCCGCCGACGCCATCGAGCGTCTCGTCCGCGCACAGTCCGATCCGTACCCCAACGCGTTCACCCACTACAAGGGCCAGCGAATTCGGGTCTTGAAAGCCGCCGTGTCCAATGGAAATTACGGCGGAACCCCCGGGCGTGTCTTCATCCGGGAAGGTGACGGCATGGTCATCGTCGCCGGCCCCGACGCCCGCACCGGCCGGGGCAAGGGGCTGAAGATTCAACGCGTCCGCCTCGACGACGGCACCGAACTCGCGGGAACCGACTTCTTCCCCCACGGCGGGGGTTACTGCAGGTAG